One candidate division KSB1 bacterium DNA window includes the following coding sequences:
- a CDS encoding peroxidase produces MPFINTIEPDDATGDLAEVYALVRHGRGSVANIYKLHSHDPELLRCHLDTYKATMFSTAGLTRLEREAMAVAVSSSNGCHY; encoded by the coding sequence ATGCCATTCATCAACACCATTGAACCAGACGATGCGACGGGTGACCTTGCCGAAGTTTACGCTTTGGTTCGTCATGGACGGGGATCAGTCGCCAATATCTATAAGCTTCATAGCCACGATCCGGAGCTTTTGCGGTGTCATCTTGACACCTACAAAGCAACGATGTTTTCCACCGCGGGCCTGACGCGCCTCGAACGGGAAGCTATGGCGGTGGCTGTCTCTTCCAGCAATGGCTGCCACTATTGA
- a CDS encoding efflux RND transporter permease subunit — protein sequence MLQRIIRFSAENKFLVIGATLVTLVIAVWTMKRIPLDALPDLSDTQVIVYSRWDRSPDILEDQVTYPIISALLGAPQVKAIRGFSDFGYSYVYVIFEDGTDIYWARTRVLEYLSKITSQLPPDVKTELGPDATSLGWVFQYALVDTTGKNTSDELRSYQDWFLRYAVQSVPGVAEVATVGGQVRQYQITVNPNALASYDLPLDAVIQAVRNGNNDVGGRLVEISGREYMVRGRGYVKSVADLELLVLKTENGTPVTVKDVATVQLGPELRRGISDYNGEGDVVGGIVVMRQGENALNVIERVKVKLEDLKPSLPPGVDIVTTYDRSELIGRAIDTVTSKLIEEMIVVAVIILLFLWHIPSAAIPIVTIPLSVALAFIPMYIMGLTANLMSLAGIAISIGVLVDGAIVEVENAYNKIYHWQAAGSKGDFYKVRLEALLEVGPSVFFSLLVIAVAFMPVFTLVDQEGRLFKPLAYSKNLAMAIAAVLAVTLDPAMRMMFARIEPFRFRPRFLAWTATKLVVGKYYAEERHPISRLLHRIYERPCRFVVRHPRATIAASILVVILTIPVYWKLGSEFMPPLREGSLLYMPSAVQPGMSVAEAQKALQVQDKLLLSFPEVYRVFGKAGRAETSTDPAPFTMMETTILLKPETEWREHARWYSSWAPDWLKSILRTMWRDRITEAELVAELDETLQLPGISNAWTMPIKARLDMLSTGIRTPVGIKVSGADLATIQQIAVDVESALQTVPDTRSVYAERVAGGYFLDFDLRRDQLARYGLSVDDANMMVMTAVGGDNQSTTFEGRARYGVNVRYARDFRNDLEAMRRVLIPLPDGRGQIPMEEIADIKLVEGPSMIRDENGLLAGYVYVDFDPAKVDVGRYVERAKQAVAASVKLPTSYALVWSGQYENMLRVQERLKFIVPLTLVLIFALLYMNTKSGFKSLVVMLAVPFSAVGAIWLLYILGYNISIAVWVGMIALLGLDAETGVFMLLFLDLSHGEAKSRGMLRTTGDLTEAIVHGAVKRIRPKAMTVCAAFIGLLPIMWSTGTGSDVMKRIAAPMVGGLITSFVLELLVYPAIYYLWKRKEVVPGPPTSPAEGMSALEPITA from the coding sequence GTGCTACAGCGGATCATCCGGTTTTCGGCCGAAAACAAGTTCCTGGTCATCGGCGCCACGCTGGTCACCCTGGTGATCGCGGTGTGGACGATGAAACGCATCCCGCTCGATGCCTTGCCTGATCTCTCCGACACGCAGGTGATCGTCTATTCCCGATGGGATCGCAGCCCGGATATCCTGGAGGATCAGGTTACTTATCCGATCATCAGCGCCCTGCTCGGGGCGCCGCAGGTGAAGGCGATTCGCGGCTTTTCCGATTTCGGCTACAGCTATGTGTACGTGATCTTCGAGGACGGCACGGATATCTACTGGGCGCGGACCCGCGTGCTCGAATATCTGTCCAAGATCACTTCGCAGCTTCCGCCTGACGTGAAAACGGAACTGGGACCGGACGCGACCAGTCTCGGCTGGGTCTTTCAGTATGCCCTGGTGGATACGACCGGGAAGAACACGAGCGACGAGTTGCGCAGCTATCAGGATTGGTTCCTGCGTTACGCGGTTCAGAGTGTACCCGGCGTCGCCGAGGTCGCGACGGTCGGCGGTCAGGTCCGGCAGTATCAGATCACGGTAAACCCGAACGCTCTGGCCAGTTACGACTTGCCGTTGGACGCCGTGATTCAGGCCGTGCGTAACGGCAACAACGATGTGGGCGGCCGCCTGGTGGAGATCTCGGGCCGCGAATACATGGTGCGGGGCCGCGGCTATGTGAAGTCCGTCGCCGATCTCGAATTGCTCGTTCTCAAAACGGAGAATGGGACTCCGGTTACCGTCAAGGACGTGGCTACCGTGCAATTGGGACCGGAGCTGCGGCGCGGGATCTCGGATTACAACGGCGAAGGTGACGTGGTGGGCGGCATCGTTGTGATGCGCCAGGGGGAGAATGCGCTGAACGTGATTGAGCGCGTGAAGGTGAAACTGGAGGACCTTAAGCCGTCGTTGCCGCCGGGCGTCGACATCGTTACCACCTATGATCGGTCGGAGCTGATCGGCCGCGCGATCGACACGGTCACGAGCAAATTGATCGAGGAGATGATCGTCGTCGCCGTCATCATTCTGCTGTTTCTCTGGCATATTCCGTCGGCGGCGATTCCCATCGTGACCATTCCACTGAGCGTCGCGCTGGCGTTCATTCCCATGTACATCATGGGACTCACTGCCAACCTCATGTCGCTCGCGGGAATTGCGATTTCGATCGGCGTGCTCGTGGACGGGGCCATCGTGGAGGTGGAGAACGCCTACAATAAGATTTATCACTGGCAGGCGGCCGGATCCAAAGGCGACTTCTATAAGGTGCGGCTCGAAGCGCTGCTCGAGGTCGGACCGTCCGTATTCTTCTCGCTATTGGTCATTGCCGTCGCCTTCATGCCCGTCTTCACCCTCGTGGACCAGGAAGGCCGGCTCTTCAAACCGCTGGCCTATTCCAAGAACCTGGCCATGGCGATCGCGGCGGTGCTCGCGGTCACGCTGGATCCGGCCATGCGAATGATGTTCGCCCGCATTGAGCCCTTTCGATTCCGGCCCCGCTTCTTGGCGTGGACGGCCACGAAACTCGTGGTTGGCAAGTACTACGCGGAAGAGCGACATCCGATCAGCCGACTGTTGCATCGCATCTACGAACGCCCATGCCGGTTTGTCGTGCGGCATCCACGGGCGACCATCGCGGCGAGCATTCTGGTCGTGATCTTGACGATTCCCGTCTATTGGAAGCTGGGCTCTGAGTTCATGCCGCCACTGCGCGAAGGAAGTTTGCTCTACATGCCGTCGGCGGTCCAGCCGGGAATGTCCGTGGCCGAAGCGCAAAAAGCACTGCAAGTACAAGACAAGCTGCTGCTCAGCTTCCCGGAAGTCTATCGCGTATTCGGCAAGGCGGGCCGGGCGGAAACGTCCACCGATCCGGCGCCGTTCACGATGATGGAAACGACGATTCTCCTGAAGCCGGAAACTGAGTGGCGTGAACACGCGCGCTGGTATTCAAGCTGGGCACCCGATTGGTTGAAGAGCATCTTGCGCACGATGTGGCGCGACCGCATCACGGAAGCGGAGCTGGTGGCGGAGCTGGACGAGACGCTTCAGCTGCCCGGCATCAGCAATGCCTGGACGATGCCCATCAAGGCGCGTCTGGACATGCTGTCCACCGGCATTCGCACGCCGGTGGGAATCAAGGTCTCCGGAGCTGACCTGGCCACGATTCAGCAGATTGCGGTGGATGTCGAGAGCGCGCTGCAAACGGTGCCGGATACACGAAGCGTGTATGCGGAGCGCGTGGCCGGTGGCTATTTTCTCGATTTTGATCTCAGGCGCGACCAGCTGGCGCGATATGGGTTGTCGGTGGACGACGCCAACATGATGGTGATGACCGCCGTGGGCGGTGACAACCAGTCCACGACCTTCGAAGGGCGGGCGCGGTACGGGGTGAACGTGCGCTATGCCCGCGACTTTCGAAACGACCTGGAGGCCATGCGCCGCGTGTTGATTCCGCTGCCGGATGGCCGCGGTCAGATCCCGATGGAAGAGATTGCCGACATCAAGCTCGTCGAGGGACCGTCCATGATCCGGGACGAGAACGGACTCCTGGCAGGCTACGTCTATGTGGACTTTGATCCCGCTAAGGTCGATGTCGGGCGATATGTGGAGCGGGCTAAGCAGGCGGTTGCCGCCTCGGTGAAGCTGCCGACCAGCTATGCACTGGTCTGGAGCGGGCAGTACGAGAACATGCTGCGTGTGCAGGAGCGGTTGAAGTTCATCGTGCCCCTTACGCTGGTGCTGATCTTTGCCCTGCTCTATATGAATACGAAATCGGGCTTCAAGTCGCTCGTGGTGATGCTGGCGGTCCCGTTCTCGGCCGTTGGCGCGATCTGGCTGCTCTACATTCTGGGTTACAACATCTCGATCGCCGTGTGGGTCGGCATGATTGCGCTGCTCGGCCTTGATGCGGAGACCGGCGTTTTCATGCTGCTGTTTCTCGATCTCTCGCACGGGGAAGCGAAATCCAGAGGAATGCTCCGCACGACCGGCGATCTGACCGAGGCCATCGTGCATGGTGCCGTCAAGCGCATTCGGCCCAAGGCGATGACGGTCTGTGCGGCGTTCATCGGATTGCTGCCGATCATGTGGTCAACGGGAACGGGATCCGACGTGATGAAGCGAATTGCCGCGCCGATGGTGGGTGGGCTGATCACATCGTTTGTATTGGAATTGCTCGTCTATCCGGCGATCTACTATCTGTGGAAGCGCAAGGAAGTCGTGCCCGGACCGCCGACCTCACCCGCGGAAGGGATGTCGGCGCTCGAACCGATCACGGCTTGA
- a CDS encoding TIGR04282 family arsenosugar biosynthesis glycosyltransferase, giving the protein MAAQQDLDQAAPAQQSNCALVCLARLPEFGKCKKRLAKEAGESEAFRIYSLLVSKLKDLIATLPAGIKVQVRLTEPCSSDEFHKTFGQRPNCSVQCSGDLGSRMLEGAGAAFASGATKVVIVGSDVPGLTSEIIERAFFELNRFPLVIGPAQDGGYYLLGMREVRTELFADIPWGSPEVLERTQLAARSIGLPYSELEVLRDVDTLADWEAVKNTL; this is encoded by the coding sequence ATGGCTGCACAGCAGGATCTGGATCAAGCTGCACCGGCGCAACAATCTAACTGCGCTCTGGTCTGCCTTGCCCGGTTGCCGGAGTTCGGCAAATGTAAGAAACGACTTGCCAAGGAAGCTGGAGAATCAGAGGCCTTTCGCATCTATTCACTTCTTGTTTCGAAATTGAAGGACTTGATTGCGACGCTTCCTGCCGGAATCAAAGTGCAAGTGAGATTGACGGAGCCGTGCAGCTCAGATGAATTTCACAAGACTTTTGGTCAACGCCCAAACTGTTCTGTGCAATGCAGCGGTGATTTGGGCAGTCGAATGCTTGAGGGTGCTGGAGCGGCTTTTGCGAGCGGTGCGACAAAGGTGGTGATCGTGGGCAGTGATGTCCCCGGTTTGACCAGCGAAATCATCGAACGGGCATTCTTCGAATTGAACCGCTTTCCGCTCGTCATCGGCCCCGCGCAGGATGGCGGCTATTATTTGTTAGGAATGCGTGAGGTCAGAACTGAGCTGTTTGCGGACATCCCATGGGGAAGCCCTGAAGTTCTTGAGCGAACGCAGCTGGCTGCGCGCTCCATTGGGCTGCCGTATTCTGAATTAGAAGTTTTGCGCGATGTGGACACCCTAGCGGATTGGGAAGCAGTCAAGAATACATTGTAA
- a CDS encoding efflux RND transporter periplasmic adaptor subunit — MMKGKLPVVLLTLLLMGSVSYNFYQLRRGSAGSESSASAKQVWTCGMDPQVIQDHPGKCPICGMNLTLQEQGREPATMEKLTADAPAEENYQCPMHPAIVQDHPGDCPACGMKLVKMKGSTAETEKSDGSMHRVSYYRSPMDPKQTSMVPRKDEMGMDYLPVYETDGSGKSGVEGRSAVVIDPTRQQLIGLRTATATPGEVGGSWQTVGRVEIDPTNVRKINIKVSGYVERIFVDFVGKPVKRGEPLFTLYSPELLVAQQEFLLALKSGNPSGAVGDTSDAVTAAARRKLLRWDVPSAEIERLEQTGEAVKSLTFTSPVTGVVTAKNVVEGAAVEPGDTPYEVTDLNTVWVLADAYQPDLARVKTGMRASMAFESVPDRVFIGKVAFIDPMLDSRSRTLKVRINVQNDEGELKPGMYGEVMLRGESREGLTIPADALIPSGRGYFVFVAIGDGRFEPRVVTLGEQAGGVAEVLKGLDAGEAVVTRANFLVDSESSLRAALAAVEGN, encoded by the coding sequence ATGATGAAAGGTAAACTGCCGGTGGTGCTGCTGACGCTGCTCTTGATGGGCAGCGTGAGCTACAATTTCTACCAGTTGCGGCGCGGGTCCGCGGGGTCTGAGTCGAGCGCTTCAGCGAAGCAGGTCTGGACCTGTGGAATGGACCCGCAAGTGATCCAGGATCATCCGGGGAAATGCCCGATTTGCGGAATGAATCTCACGCTTCAAGAGCAGGGTCGCGAACCGGCCACGATGGAAAAGCTGACCGCGGACGCGCCGGCTGAAGAGAACTACCAATGCCCGATGCACCCCGCGATCGTGCAGGATCATCCGGGAGACTGCCCGGCTTGCGGAATGAAACTCGTGAAGATGAAAGGCTCCACTGCGGAGACGGAAAAGTCCGATGGGAGCATGCACCGGGTTTCATACTACCGCTCGCCGATGGATCCGAAGCAGACTTCCATGGTTCCGCGCAAGGATGAGATGGGGATGGACTATCTTCCCGTGTACGAGACTGACGGGAGTGGAAAGAGCGGTGTGGAAGGTCGCAGCGCAGTGGTCATTGACCCCACCCGGCAGCAGCTGATCGGACTCAGGACGGCGACGGCCACGCCGGGAGAAGTGGGCGGAAGCTGGCAGACGGTGGGGCGGGTGGAGATCGACCCGACCAACGTGCGCAAGATCAACATCAAGGTTTCCGGCTATGTCGAGCGGATTTTCGTCGATTTCGTCGGTAAACCGGTGAAGCGTGGCGAGCCCTTGTTCACGCTATACAGTCCCGAGCTGCTGGTGGCACAGCAGGAGTTTCTGCTGGCGCTCAAGAGCGGGAATCCGTCCGGCGCGGTCGGCGACACCAGCGATGCGGTGACGGCCGCCGCTCGCCGCAAGCTGTTGCGCTGGGACGTGCCGAGCGCCGAAATTGAACGACTGGAACAGACCGGCGAGGCGGTGAAGTCACTGACGTTTACCTCACCGGTGACCGGCGTCGTCACGGCCAAGAACGTTGTCGAAGGAGCCGCCGTTGAGCCGGGAGATACGCCGTACGAAGTCACCGATCTCAACACGGTATGGGTGCTTGCCGACGCCTACCAACCTGATCTCGCGCGGGTGAAAACCGGCATGCGAGCGTCGATGGCGTTCGAGTCGGTGCCCGATCGCGTATTCATCGGCAAGGTGGCATTCATCGATCCCATGCTCGACTCCCGAAGTCGAACCCTGAAAGTCCGGATCAATGTGCAGAATGACGAGGGTGAACTTAAGCCGGGTATGTACGGTGAAGTAATGTTGCGGGGAGAAAGCCGTGAGGGGCTGACGATCCCGGCGGATGCGCTCATCCCATCCGGGCGAGGTTACTTCGTGTTTGTCGCGATTGGCGATGGGCGGTTTGAACCCCGCGTCGTAACACTGGGCGAACAGGCCGGTGGTGTGGCGGAGGTGCTCAAGGGCCTGGATGCAGGTGAGGCGGTGGTGACCCGGGCGAACTTCCTGGTGGATTCTGAATCCTCGTTGCGCGCGGCGCTGGCAGCCGTCGAAGGGAATTAG
- a CDS encoding AhpC/TSA family protein, with product MRHVTVAIIALLFMSIVSKSQDLPDTQAHLDLLKAKFSGAAPTDKARVYEAGIDSVRLSGVVESSLKVGVTAPDFELPNAASKPIRLSELLRTGPVVLTWYRGGWCPYCNITLHDLQVALPEIQKAGGTLVAVSPEIPDSSLSTLEKHALQFEVLSDAGNAVGRAYGIIYKIPSSIVDQYRGRLDIPAYNHDKSWELPLAATYIIDRNRIIRWAFVDADYRRRAQPSDIVAELKNLQLN from the coding sequence ATGCGTCATGTTACAGTCGCGATCATAGCCCTGCTGTTCATGAGTATAGTGAGTAAGTCCCAAGATCTTCCGGATACTCAAGCACACCTCGACTTATTGAAAGCCAAGTTTTCGGGTGCGGCACCGACTGACAAAGCCAGGGTATATGAAGCTGGGATTGATAGCGTTAGACTGAGCGGCGTTGTCGAGAGTTCACTGAAAGTGGGCGTTACCGCGCCTGACTTTGAGCTGCCTAATGCTGCATCAAAACCGATTCGACTTAGTGAATTGCTTAGAACTGGGCCTGTCGTCTTAACTTGGTATCGTGGAGGCTGGTGCCCTTACTGTAATATCACTCTCCACGACTTGCAAGTCGCGTTACCCGAAATACAAAAGGCCGGTGGCACTCTCGTTGCCGTCAGCCCGGAGATTCCGGACAGTTCTCTTTCGACGCTGGAAAAACACGCGTTGCAATTCGAGGTACTAAGCGACGCCGGTAACGCGGTGGGACGTGCCTACGGAATTATCTATAAGATCCCGTCGTCCATTGTGGATCAATATCGGGGCAGGCTGGACATCCCCGCATACAACCATGACAAATCTTGGGAGTTGCCATTGGCAGCCACTTACATTATTGACCGAAATCGCATCATCCGCTGGGCGTTTGTGGACGCAGACTACCGCCGACGTGCTCAACCGTCAGACATTGTGGCGGAACTGAAAAACCTCCAACTCAATTAG
- a CDS encoding tyrosine-type recombinase/integrase codes for MREAKRIAAEVERDLVLNGWGKGRGEAIRLDDLMRNYLYHSRTTKAAKTTETERDAFAAFFKVIGNPKLGEITADHFERFRAVRIQTVKPSSVNVALRHLKAAFNWAVERGLLRESPAAKVRLNRVPKNLHPRFLSEAEVERLRVEIADDPELLHVVNFALWTGMRRNEIVNVCWSDLDMERRTITVQNRVGFQTKSGRSRVIPINPALHTMLVSIRPVSALPGDRVFPINYWSLGKRFLLSVRRAKIEGKVSLHTLRHTFASHLVMKGVDLASIQEILGHHDVTVTMIYSHVSPEHLARTVDKLPY; via the coding sequence ATGCGAGAAGCAAAGCGGATCGCTGCCGAAGTTGAACGCGACCTAGTGCTCAACGGATGGGGCAAGGGGCGCGGGGAGGCCATTCGACTCGATGACTTGATGCGTAACTACCTTTACCACTCACGCACCACAAAAGCTGCAAAGACGACCGAGACCGAGCGCGACGCATTCGCGGCCTTTTTCAAGGTTATAGGGAACCCGAAGCTTGGCGAAATCACTGCTGATCACTTCGAGCGCTTCCGTGCGGTTCGAATTCAAACGGTCAAACCGAGCTCCGTGAACGTCGCGTTGCGGCATCTGAAAGCAGCGTTCAACTGGGCTGTGGAGCGGGGGCTACTGAGGGAAAGCCCGGCAGCAAAGGTTCGGCTGAACCGCGTGCCCAAGAACCTGCATCCACGATTCCTGAGTGAAGCGGAAGTCGAACGACTGCGTGTTGAGATTGCCGATGATCCGGAACTGCTCCACGTTGTCAACTTTGCCCTCTGGACCGGCATGCGGCGAAACGAGATCGTGAATGTGTGCTGGTCCGATCTGGACATGGAGAGACGTACGATCACCGTGCAGAACCGTGTCGGTTTTCAGACGAAGTCAGGTCGGTCCCGCGTGATTCCGATTAACCCCGCGCTGCATACGATGCTGGTCTCGATTCGACCCGTTAGTGCACTGCCAGGCGATCGCGTCTTTCCGATCAACTACTGGTCGTTGGGCAAGAGGTTTCTGCTCTCCGTCCGTCGCGCCAAGATCGAAGGCAAGGTCTCGCTTCACACGCTGCGACACACCTTCGCCAGCCATCTGGTCATGAAGGGTGTCGACCTGGCATCCATCCAGGAGATCCTCGGCCATCACGACGTTACCGTGACGATGATCTACAGCCACGTGTCACCAGAACATCTTGCACGAACGGTGGACAAGTTGCCGTACTGA
- a CDS encoding T9SS type A sorting domain-containing protein, translating into MRLIRTTLDGFIMGSPIDFPDSSGMAYKILPCGPGRYVLSGITASIAAPFQCRLSMIDENLEPMEEESFEGMYFSAGACIRQASPLQVAVAGVIDPLEAAVMLVNTDCFVSAAKHKELPLSMDISVYPNPFNAMTTIRYSVDPPGFSSLKVYNTLGKEVTTLFDGPALAGTHLVTWDAANFASGVYFVRMRQGIQNNTQKVVLMK; encoded by the coding sequence ATGAGGCTCATCCGAACAACGTTAGACGGCTTTATCATGGGATCACCAATTGACTTTCCAGACTCAAGTGGAATGGCCTACAAAATCTTGCCTTGTGGCCCAGGCAGATATGTTCTGTCCGGCATAACGGCAAGTATCGCGGCCCCTTTTCAGTGCAGGCTGTCAATGATAGACGAGAATCTCGAGCCTATGGAAGAGGAGAGCTTTGAGGGCATGTATTTCAGTGCTGGCGCTTGTATACGACAAGCATCTCCTTTACAAGTCGCTGTGGCGGGGGTGATCGACCCATTGGAGGCCGCAGTTATGCTTGTGAACACAGATTGCTTTGTTTCCGCTGCTAAACACAAAGAATTGCCACTCTCGATGGACATATCAGTCTATCCTAACCCTTTCAACGCGATGACGACGATTCGCTACTCTGTCGATCCCCCGGGATTCTCGTCCCTCAAGGTCTATAACACTCTCGGCAAAGAGGTCACCACACTCTTTGATGGACCGGCTTTAGCCGGGACCCATCTGGTAACTTGGGATGCCGCAAACTTTGCTTCTGGCGTATATTTCGTGCGCATGCGACAAGGCATACAGAACAACACGCAGAAGGTCGTCTTGATGAAGTAG
- a CDS encoding helix-turn-helix domain-containing protein: MLRELRTRVSADPKRWLSPEEVAVYLGISRSRVYQYVREGTMPGHYLPDSSLIRLDRNELDNWVRSGHRATDELTTNTMRRLLK, translated from the coding sequence ATGCTGCGCGAGCTGCGAACCAGGGTGTCAGCGGACCCCAAGCGCTGGCTGTCGCCAGAAGAAGTTGCCGTTTACCTCGGCATCTCGAGATCGCGCGTCTACCAGTATGTCCGCGAAGGCACGATGCCAGGGCACTACCTGCCAGATTCGAGCCTGATTCGACTGGACAGGAACGAACTTGACAACTGGGTTCGATCAGGCCACCGAGCAACTGATGAACTAACCACGAATACAATGAGGAGGTTGTTGAAATAG
- a CDS encoding ThiF family adenylyltransferase, producing MTDDRFLRQSDVLDASKVSQLGITLIGLGSIGSVTGLALAKLGVVGLTAYDADFVESHNWSNQMYSDSDIGSLKATAFTMLLETYGGQTPNAVPARFAEQTLTEIVISAVDSMESRKLIWRAVREQSQMRLYIDSRMGLETLDVHVVRPQIREDRVRYSATLVSDAETLQESCTARSVCYTPLMAASIICNLIRRYVNDEQLPSRVILDLATFTLLTIPQ from the coding sequence ATGACCGACGATCGATTCCTCCGCCAATCGGATGTCCTCGATGCCAGCAAGGTGAGCCAGTTGGGGATTACCCTTATCGGATTAGGATCCATTGGCAGCGTAACGGGTTTGGCACTTGCGAAACTCGGCGTGGTGGGGCTAACTGCATACGATGCAGACTTTGTGGAAAGCCACAACTGGTCGAATCAGATGTATTCTGACAGCGATATTGGCTCTCTGAAGGCCACAGCATTCACTATGCTGCTTGAAACGTACGGAGGTCAGACACCCAATGCTGTGCCAGCTCGCTTCGCTGAACAGACGCTGACCGAGATCGTGATCTCCGCAGTTGATTCGATGGAGAGTCGCAAGTTGATATGGCGTGCAGTTCGCGAGCAGTCGCAAATGCGATTGTACATCGATTCTCGCATGGGTCTCGAAACACTCGACGTCCATGTCGTGCGGCCGCAGATCAGGGAGGATCGTGTTCGATACTCCGCGACATTGGTCTCCGACGCGGAGACCCTGCAAGAGTCTTGCACTGCACGATCTGTCTGCTACACGCCGCTGATGGCGGCCAGCATAATCTGCAATCTGATTCGGCGTTACGTGAACGACGAGCAACTGCCGTCGCGAGTTATCCTCGATCTCGCAACATTCACGTTGCTGACGATTCCCCAATGA
- a CDS encoding T9SS type A sorting domain-containing protein, with product MNTRIFAVSLLLLWVRAAFGQLHFVQESDFFSIPGLDALSDEWFIASSDSTDFGFQDPLDIEVIRLSPYDYRIVVLDGGRPHFIQFRVTTTDSLHYFDVVSSGDDPGATDPLRMPRAMCQMKRGTYFDPVTDFLVVADAAESRLALYRFSDSTGEVTLSHFVSSPMLGRPVGVYWGVGSFFVLDETNSRIVRVDTSGAVLSTYGRWGVSPWSYRWISDIAGFVDSTGTAHLYVVDTKNSRVDHLTARESNARIYRHSSVWCVADDSLYMYPRDVTLMPGVGVVVYDWAKLKLLCWTTFDSLNSSIRYDAEVEDLVPGEQLVRIRQASGRLVLISVSEDGIFRLRSFGIGSTLDAMGSEFDDPARELIVLPTEYWLYQNFPNPFNPNTEIRFDLPEAAQVQLRVFNILGQEVATLVDAMRPAGAYNILWDSKNMGGSTVASGVYVYQLKAGKFTDQKKMVLIR from the coding sequence ATGAATACAAGAATCTTCGCCGTCTCACTACTCCTGCTCTGGGTGCGTGCTGCTTTCGGGCAGTTGCACTTCGTCCAAGAGAGTGACTTCTTCAGTATTCCTGGATTGGACGCGCTGAGCGACGAGTGGTTCATCGCAAGCTCGGACTCCACGGACTTCGGATTCCAGGATCCACTGGATATCGAGGTCATTCGGCTGTCCCCTTACGACTATCGCATCGTGGTTCTCGATGGTGGCCGACCGCACTTCATCCAGTTCCGAGTCACCACCACCGACAGCCTTCACTACTTTGATGTCGTTTCATCCGGTGATGATCCCGGAGCAACAGATCCGCTCCGCATGCCGAGGGCTATGTGTCAGATGAAACGAGGAACGTACTTTGATCCGGTCACAGACTTTCTGGTTGTCGCCGATGCCGCGGAGAGTCGCCTGGCACTCTATCGCTTCTCTGATTCGACCGGAGAAGTAACTCTCTCCCACTTTGTATCGAGTCCGATGCTGGGACGGCCGGTTGGAGTGTACTGGGGCGTGGGAAGTTTCTTTGTGCTCGATGAGACGAATAGCAGAATTGTCAGAGTCGACACCAGCGGAGCCGTTCTCTCTACCTACGGCAGGTGGGGCGTATCTCCGTGGAGCTACCGCTGGATCAGTGACATCGCAGGATTCGTCGATAGTACCGGGACTGCGCACCTATACGTCGTCGATACAAAGAATAGCCGGGTTGATCACCTGACTGCTCGCGAATCCAATGCACGAATCTACAGGCACTCCAGTGTTTGGTGCGTAGCTGATGACTCCCTCTACATGTACCCGCGGGACGTGACGTTGATGCCTGGCGTGGGAGTCGTGGTTTATGACTGGGCAAAGCTCAAGCTCCTCTGCTGGACTACATTCGACTCGTTGAATAGCTCAATCCGCTATGATGCTGAAGTCGAGGATCTGGTACCCGGGGAACAACTGGTGCGAATTCGTCAGGCGTCTGGACGACTTGTGCTAATCTCAGTTTCCGAGGATGGGATCTTTCGACTCCGATCCTTTGGGATTGGATCTACATTGGACGCCATGGGTTCTGAATTCGACGATCCTGCCAGGGAACTGATCGTCTTGCCTACTGAGTATTGGCTCTACCAGAACTTCCCCAACCCGTTCAATCCGAACACGGAGATCCGGTTCGACCTACCCGAGGCTGCGCAGGTTCAGCTCAGAGTCTTCAACATCCTCGGCCAAGAAGTCGCGACGCTGGTTGATGCCATGCGCCCCGCGGGTGCCTACAACATCCTCTGGGACAGCAAGAACATGGGCGGCTCAACTGTAGCGTCCGGCGTCTATGTGTACCAGCTGAAAGCCGGCAAGTTCACCGATCAGAAGAAGATGGTTCTGATTCGATAG